A genomic segment from Eubalaena glacialis isolate mEubGla1 chromosome 16, mEubGla1.1.hap2.+ XY, whole genome shotgun sequence encodes:
- the LOC133076347 gene encoding LOW QUALITY PROTEIN: golgin subfamily A member 6-like protein 6 (The sequence of the model RefSeq protein was modified relative to this genomic sequence to represent the inferred CDS: deleted 2 bases in 2 codons): MVVSEFKRWKTLHLFSSLFSCTQDQNKLKHGSQEVEKNLQRDNKVSRAENKALRKENKSLWGENKAIRGENKAFRMDNQLIRGENQSLRQQNQLLCKFKSVILENQKPPGEKSNALNTESKSYWQQNRALEVQIKALREQEKAFQNEVKALQEEISSLHEEINALQHQECAIRMEQEALMEEGLALEMEEQALWKEEQALHEENKALREDNSVFQEEEKALLEEAKVLEEWNKILQGKDSKHAGWKNAQ, encoded by the exons ATGGTTGTCTCTGAATTTAAAAGATGGAAGACACtgcatttgttttcctctttattctCTTGTACCCAAGATCAAAACAAGCTCAAACATGGATCTCAGGAggtg gaaaaaaatcttcagagAGACAATAAGGTGTCCAGGGCTGAGAACAAGGctctcagaaaagaaaacaagtccCTCTGGGGAGAAAATAAAGCCATTCGAGGAGAAAACAAAGCTTTCCGAATGGACAATCAGTTAATCCGGGGGGAGAACCAGTCCCTGAGACAGCAAAACCAGCTGCTGTGTAAGTTTAAAAGTGTGATTTTAGAAAACCAAAAACCACCTGGGGAAAAAAGT AATGCCTTGAACACAGAAAGTAAGTCTTATTGGCAACAGAATCGAGCCCTGGAAGTTCAGATCAAGGCTCTCAGGGAACAGGAGAAAGCCTTCCAGAATGAGGTGAAAGCCCTTCAAGAAGAAATAAGTTCTCTACATGAGGAGATCAATGCCCTACAACATCAGGAGTGTGCGATCAGGATGGAGCAAGAGGCCCTGATGGAAGAAGGACTTGCTCTGGAGATGGAAGAACAAGCTCTGTGGAAGGAGGAACAGGCCCTTCATGAAGAGAACAAGGCTCTGAGAGAggacaacagtgtttttcaagaggaggaaaaggccCTTCTGGAAGAGGCGAAGGTCCTGGAGGAGTGGAACAAGATTCTTCAGGGGAAAGACAGCAAACATGCTGGCTGGAAAAatgcacaataa